Proteins encoded within one genomic window of Saccharopolyspora pogona:
- a CDS encoding ABC transporter substrate-binding protein, with translation MLRQISVLACCGALLTACSSSNAENGGVADSLTAALAAPVNCLDPHQTPQTPNLQVSRQLVDSLTDQDPKTGKIVPWLATAWKVDEQATRFTFTLRDGVTFSDGSPLDAAAVVANLDDVAGLGARSPLGTTYLAGYGGSSALDAHTVEVRFSTPSAQFLQATSMVTLGLLSPSTLERTAEERCAGTLVGSGPFVLDRVALNEEAGLSARTGYAWASDLAIHRDTPRIRKLTFAIVTDPSARHGSLFSGQLDADLQVLQQDEPSFSDQGPRLLSGTRPGVVYTLLPNESRPALSDPTVRRAIGAAIDRSQFAPLLSAGERPATDVLATTTPGYANRSQNLAFDPREAARLLDAAGWRPGTDGVRAKGADRLSFTLVYSATERYGAVYQLIAQQLAEAGIELRPTPLDDATNSARQGAGDYDFVSWTVTRGDPTVLASLYPVKSANPLRRTTPDEVDTAIARIATVLDPTERVRAVDAAAQAILAGGHGIPLFEQASSVGLAPRVSGVRLDASGRPVFQDAEVRS, from the coding sequence GTGCTTCGACAAATCTCCGTATTGGCGTGCTGCGGCGCGCTGCTGACCGCCTGCTCATCAAGCAACGCCGAGAACGGCGGCGTCGCAGACTCCCTCACCGCGGCGCTCGCCGCGCCCGTCAACTGCCTCGACCCGCACCAGACTCCGCAGACACCGAATCTGCAGGTGTCTCGCCAGCTCGTGGACTCGCTCACCGACCAGGATCCGAAGACCGGCAAGATCGTGCCCTGGCTCGCCACTGCCTGGAAGGTCGACGAACAGGCGACGCGGTTCACGTTCACGCTTCGCGACGGTGTCACATTCAGCGACGGCAGCCCGTTGGACGCCGCCGCAGTTGTCGCGAACCTCGACGATGTGGCTGGATTGGGCGCACGGTCCCCGCTCGGCACCACCTACCTCGCCGGCTACGGGGGTTCGTCCGCTCTCGACGCGCACACCGTCGAGGTGCGGTTCTCGACCCCGAGCGCGCAGTTCTTGCAAGCCACCTCGATGGTCACGCTCGGATTGCTCTCACCCAGCACGCTCGAACGGACCGCGGAGGAGCGCTGCGCCGGCACGCTCGTCGGATCCGGCCCGTTCGTGCTCGACCGGGTCGCGCTCAACGAGGAGGCAGGGCTGTCCGCACGCACCGGATACGCATGGGCGAGCGACCTGGCCATCCACCGGGATACACCGCGTATACGAAAGTTGACCTTCGCCATCGTCACCGATCCGAGTGCCCGGCACGGCAGCCTCTTCTCCGGGCAGCTGGACGCCGACTTGCAGGTGCTCCAGCAGGACGAGCCGTCCTTCAGCGACCAGGGGCCACGGCTGCTGTCAGGCACCCGACCCGGTGTCGTGTACACGTTGCTGCCCAACGAGTCCAGGCCTGCGCTGAGCGATCCCACCGTGCGGCGCGCCATCGGCGCCGCCATCGACCGGTCCCAGTTCGCGCCGCTGTTGTCGGCGGGTGAACGGCCCGCGACCGACGTGCTGGCCACCACTACGCCGGGCTACGCCAACCGCTCCCAGAACTTGGCGTTCGATCCACGCGAAGCGGCGAGACTGCTCGACGCGGCTGGCTGGCGGCCCGGCACGGACGGTGTACGAGCCAAGGGCGCAGATCGGCTGTCCTTCACCCTTGTCTATTCAGCGACCGAACGCTATGGCGCCGTCTACCAGCTCATCGCGCAGCAGTTGGCCGAGGCCGGGATCGAACTGCGCCCGACTCCTCTCGACGACGCGACCAACAGCGCCCGGCAGGGCGCGGGCGACTACGACTTCGTGTCCTGGACGGTGACCCGCGGAGATCCCACAGTGCTGGCGAGCCTGTACCCGGTGAAGAGTGCGAATCCCCTTCGGCGCACCACGCCCGACGAGGTCGATACCGCCATCGCGAGGATCGCCACGGTGCTGGACCCCACCGAGCGTGTGCGCGCTGTCGACGCGGCTGCCCAGGCGATCCTGGCCGGCGGGCACGGCATTCCCCTCTTCGAACAGGCCTCATCGGTGGGCTTGGCGCCCCGAGTCAGCGGTGTCCGGCTCGACGCGTCGGGCCGACCGGTATTCCAGGATGCGGAGGTTCGGTCATGA
- a CDS encoding ABC transporter permease encodes MTRLRNLGVAPSAAVLVLAGTAALAPSVFSPADPLRGDLAERLRPPEALHPFGTDELGRDLLARIVHGAAPSLQAAVLAVAIAVLAGAALGLVAGTTRGFVDDVIMRAVEVLLAVPSFLLVLGVIAVLGPGTSNVAVAVGLSSSAVFARITRAEVIRVSKAGYVEAAVVCGTSRPTVLLTHVLPNAASPIVALATLELGNAILTVAAVSFLGFGAPLPEPEWGSMIAAGRPFLASAWWLTTVPGLVIVAVVLAANHLGHILRSETR; translated from the coding sequence ATGACCCGGCTGCGCAATCTCGGGGTCGCGCCGTCTGCCGCTGTCCTGGTCCTGGCCGGGACCGCAGCTCTCGCACCAAGCGTCTTCTCCCCCGCCGACCCGCTGCGCGGTGATCTCGCCGAGCGGCTGCGGCCACCAGAGGCGTTACACCCGTTCGGCACCGACGAACTCGGCCGGGACCTGCTCGCCCGGATCGTGCACGGGGCGGCACCGTCGTTGCAGGCCGCGGTCCTCGCGGTGGCCATCGCGGTGCTGGCGGGCGCGGCGCTCGGCCTGGTTGCGGGCACGACACGCGGTTTCGTCGATGACGTGATCATGCGGGCGGTCGAGGTGTTGCTCGCCGTGCCGTCGTTCCTCCTTGTGCTCGGAGTGATCGCGGTGCTCGGTCCCGGGACCAGCAACGTGGCAGTGGCCGTGGGCCTTTCCTCCTCGGCGGTATTCGCTCGAATCACGCGTGCCGAGGTGATCCGTGTCAGCAAAGCCGGTTATGTCGAGGCAGCAGTGGTCTGCGGCACGAGCCGCCCGACCGTCCTGTTGACCCATGTGCTGCCCAACGCCGCGAGCCCGATCGTCGCACTGGCCACATTAGAGCTCGGCAACGCGATCCTCACCGTCGCGGCCGTCAGCTTCCTCGGGTTCGGCGCCCCGTTGCCGGAGCCCGAGTGGGGTTCGATGATCGCTGCCGGGCGGCCCTTTCTCGCCTCGGCGTGGTGGCTGACGACTGTGCCTGGTCTTGTCATCGTCGCCGTCGTGCTCGCGGCCAACCATCTCGGACACAT
- a CDS encoding helix-turn-helix domain-containing protein produces the protein MRQRSVAARVLSVLDVVERASGALQVTQIAERTGLPVATAWRMVRELTEWGGLEQQPDGRYRLATRVWAIGSSAPCVRRIQRDTSRHIRDLAHTTGRTAYLSVLDQDEALVVSLARAGHGPHDIHEGSRLRNTNSSAGVLFQAFDGPGTDADPVRDAHVSVHRDIMGRSSMSAAISNQAGAVVASLTLASGNGEPWHRFRPALIDAARMVRFSIYRDELFA, from the coding sequence ATGCGCCAACGAAGTGTCGCAGCGCGCGTCTTGTCGGTGCTGGACGTGGTGGAGCGTGCGTCGGGCGCGCTGCAGGTCACCCAGATCGCCGAGCGGACCGGCCTGCCCGTAGCCACGGCGTGGCGCATGGTGCGGGAGCTGACCGAGTGGGGCGGCCTCGAACAGCAACCCGACGGCCGGTACCGGCTCGCAACGAGGGTGTGGGCGATCGGCAGTTCCGCACCCTGCGTGCGCCGGATCCAACGGGACACGTCGCGCCACATCCGCGATCTTGCCCATACGACGGGCCGGACCGCCTACCTCAGTGTGCTCGACCAAGACGAGGCCCTCGTGGTAAGCCTGGCCAGGGCGGGTCACGGCCCGCACGACATCCACGAAGGCAGCAGGCTCCGGAACACCAACTCATCAGCCGGCGTCCTGTTCCAGGCGTTCGACGGGCCGGGTACCGACGCCGATCCCGTGCGGGACGCGCACGTCTCGGTACACCGGGACATCATGGGCCGCTCGTCGATGTCTGCCGCGATCAGCAACCAAGCGGGCGCCGTGGTCGCCTCACTCACGCTCGCCAGCGGCAACGGCGAGCCGTGGCATCGGTTCCGACCCGCACTCATCGACGCGGCACGCATGGTCCGGTTCAGCATCTACCGCGACGAGTTGTTCGCATGA
- a CDS encoding ABC transporter permease — translation MRRFVVRRIGQAAVVVLAAYTLTFAAFYLLPADPVRIMIGPENAIDEARVAALRAAYGLDRPALVRYVDGLLDAVRGDFGTSFQTGRGVGATIAEAAPRTLALAGAALLLAVPVGFLIAWLAAHTRQPWLRRLLGSLPGLSLSVPTFWLGLVLLQAFSFGLRLFPARGDDGLAGLVLPAVTLAVPSSAFVAQVLLPRLTAEMQQTYVDTARAKGASRARAVSVHALRNAAMPALTMVALLVGWLLSGSVVVETIYARNGLGRLIESAVTSRDLPMLQGLVTVTTAVVTLLALAVDLAYPLVDPRERAR, via the coding sequence GTGCGCCGATTCGTTGTGCGGCGCATCGGGCAGGCCGCCGTCGTGGTGTTGGCGGCCTACACCCTCACCTTCGCCGCGTTCTATCTTCTGCCCGCGGACCCGGTGCGAATCATGATCGGCCCAGAGAACGCGATCGACGAGGCGCGGGTGGCCGCGCTGCGGGCCGCGTACGGCCTCGACCGGCCAGCGCTCGTGCGTTACGTCGACGGATTGCTCGATGCCGTACGCGGCGACTTCGGCACCTCGTTCCAGACCGGACGCGGTGTCGGCGCGACGATCGCCGAGGCTGCACCACGCACCCTCGCACTGGCTGGCGCCGCGTTGCTGCTGGCTGTCCCCGTCGGGTTCCTGATCGCCTGGCTGGCCGCGCACACGCGCCAGCCGTGGTTGCGCCGGCTGCTCGGCAGCCTGCCCGGGTTGTCGCTGTCCGTGCCGACGTTCTGGCTCGGACTGGTGCTGTTGCAGGCATTCTCCTTCGGGCTTCGGCTGTTTCCGGCTCGCGGCGACGACGGGCTCGCCGGTCTGGTCCTGCCGGCCGTGACTCTGGCGGTGCCGTCGTCGGCCTTCGTTGCGCAGGTGCTGCTGCCGCGCCTGACCGCGGAGATGCAACAGACCTATGTGGACACCGCGAGAGCCAAAGGCGCCTCACGCGCCCGCGCCGTGTCTGTTCACGCGCTGCGCAACGCCGCTATGCCCGCACTGACAATGGTGGCGCTGCTGGTCGGCTGGCTGCTGTCCGGCTCGGTCGTGGTCGAGACGATCTACGCCCGCAACGGGCTCGGTCGGCTCATCGAGTCAGCGGTCACAAGCCGGGACCTGCCGATGTTGCAGGGCTTGGTCACGGTGACCACAGCGGTCGTAACCCTGCTCGCTCTGGCGGTGGACCTGGCGTATCCGCTGGTGGACCCGAGGGAGCGCGCACGATGA